One stretch of Brettanomyces nanus chromosome 4, complete sequence DNA includes these proteins:
- a CDS encoding uncharacterized protein (EggNog:ENOG41) translates to MSSSLSFDSEEEEIQPAGSEGSSISSSNEVRPFLSDNQRQQSRQTEGMPDLTSVTSTSLAGIVAENVFDSLSQHADDIEATTAEYGSAVDRQLSANSAASEATSTSVNGGYLVPKHRLIVILSSIFTLIFLAALDSTILSTLVTDIASDLDAIPYISWITTAYLLSTSIVQPLGRLSDIFGRKPMLQGCIIIFTFGCLQCATANSTASFVAGRFFSGFAGGLNTLGTIIMSDLIPLRKRGVFQGLGNMFYALGSAVGGTVGGWIAHRYGWRFAFWIQVPIGIFCFFLIAFNLHLPKLAKSNLLTTLTLGEKFKLVDVSGISCLAITLFLFIVLTSFSFSSTWTLLAAVFLFTMFLATFIYLELTIDDPIVPIALLKDISVLGSSLANWFATMYIFVLLYYYPIYLSTVIGLNSEQIGIRMIPMIVAGSISSVMSGYYMKWTGKYSTFSLIINTLGVAGLILLLIRTYPFNLNVLPTVFEQYTLIILPEVAYSSLLTVTLLSLIAAVPIEHQSSVTSIQYAFRGIGSVLGTSIGSRIFTLSLNKQMANRLSSARPSDVSDKQLAKILDKVLHNAAYIRNKAPKWAVKAMIESYGIGCWSSYIFATVVSVFCLGAIGMIKEYKLYSSVKRSH, encoded by the coding sequence ATGTCAAGTTCATTGAGTTTTGATAgtgaggaggaggagattCAACCAGCAGGATCTGAGGGCTCTTCGATCTCTTCGTCCAATGAGGTTCGTCCATTTCTATCTGACAATCAAAGACAGCAAAGTCGCCAGACCGAGGGTATGCCAGACCTCACCAGTGTCACGTCGACGTCCTTAGCAGGAATCGTTGCAGAAAACGTTTTTGACTCTCTTAGCCAGCAtgctgatgatattgaagcTACTACGGCAGAATACGGCTCCGCTGTCGATCGACAACTTAGTGCCAATTCTGCAGCGTCTGAAGCAACGTCCACAAGCGTTAATGGAGGATATTTGGTGCCGAAACATAGACTCATTGTGATTCTATCGAGTATTTTCACATTGATCTTCCTTGCAGCACTCGATTCCACCATTCTTTCGACACTAGTCACCGATATCGCTTCGGATTTGGACGCTATTCCTTATATCTCATGGATTACTACTGCCTATCTTCTATCAACCTCGATTGTTCAACCTCTTGGAAGACTCTCGGatatctttggaagaaagcCGATGCTTCAGGGCTGtattatcatcttcacctttgGCTGTTTGCAATGTGCTACGGCCAATAGTACTGCTTCGTTTGTTGCTGGTCGGTTCTTCTCCGGTTTTGCCGGTGGTTTAAACACATTGGGAACCATTATTATGAGTGATTTGATTCCTttaagaaaaagaggagTCTTTCAAGGGTTGGGTAACATGTTCTATGCATTAGGGTCCGCAGTTGGTGGTACTGTAGGTGGCTGGATAGCTCATCGTTATGGTTGGAGGTTTGCTTTCTGGATCCAAGTTCCTATTGGTATCTTctgctttttcttgatcGCTTTCAACTTGCACTTACCCAAGTTAGCTAAATCCAATCTTCTGACTACTCTTACCCTTGGCGAAAAGTTTAAATTGGTCGATGTCTCTGGTATCTCTTGCTTGGCCATTActcttttcctcttcatcgttcTTACTTCgttttccttttcatcaaccTGGACTTTACTGGCCGCTGTATTCTTATTTACAATGTTTTTAGCCACTTTCATCTATTTGGAACTCACTATTGATGATCCTATCGTTCCTATCGCTCTTCTGAAAGATATATCAGTTCTTGGATCATCCTTGGCTAATTGGTTTGCTACCATGTATATCTTTGTGCTCCTCTATTACTATCCTATCTACCTTTCCACAGTCATCGGACTTAATTCTGAGCAGATAGGTATCCGAATGATCCCTATGATAGTGGCAGGCTCCATTTCTTCCGTCATGTCCGGTTATTATATGAAGTGGACTGGCAAATACTCGACTTTTTCCCTAATAATCAATACCTTGGGTGTCGCTGGTTTGATTCTTCTACTTATACGAACATATCCATTCAACTTGAACGTTCTTCCTACTGTCTTCGAGCAGTATACCCTTATTATTTTACCAGAAGTGgcatattcttctcttcttacaGTCACTTTACTCTCGCTAATTGCTGCTGTACCTATAGAGCATCAATCCTCAGTGACTTCTATACAGTATGCTTTTAGAGGTATCGGTTCTGTCTTGGGCACTTCTATAGGTTCTCGGATCTTTACTTTATCACTCAATAAGCAGATGGCGAACAGGCTTTCATCTGCCAGACCTTCAGACGTTTCTGATAAACAATTGGCCAAGATTCTCGACAAAGTTCTTCATAACGCTGCTTACATTCGCAATAAAGCTCCCAAATGGGCAGTCAAGGCCATGATAGAATCCTATGGAATCGGTTGCTGGTCATCCTACATTTTTGCTACAGTCGTATCTGTTTTCTGCCTTGGAGCGATTGGTATGATTAAAGAGTACAAGTTATACTCTTCTGTAAAGAGAAGTCATTAA